GTATGACCGTGCCCGGGGAAAACCCATGGCAACAGCGGACCGCTCGATATGATGCCAAAAAAAGTGGGGCGCAATGAACCCTGTCATTGTGGAAGTGGAAAAAAGTATAAAAACCTGTGGTAAATAAGACTTTTGCCTTATAAAAAAAGAGGGCATAGCCTTTTATTTCAAGGAATGCCCTGCTTTTCGATCATTAAGAAAGGATGTATTATACGACGGTTACATTCGTTGCGGAAGGGCCCTTGGGTC
Above is a genomic segment from Deltaproteobacteria bacterium containing:
- a CDS encoding SEC-C domain-containing protein, giving the protein MGRNEPCHCGSGKKYKNLW